In Dyella terrae, one DNA window encodes the following:
- a CDS encoding GtrA family protein yields MLRREAAMFAVGGVIGLVVDAGVVQLLVTFAGWNAYGARVVSFLLAATATWVWNRRVTFAARRSGRSVLSEWGHWMGLMTAGALVNYAVYAGLLAGFPWLYRWPAIAVTAGSVVAALVNFSTARGVLFRRSKSSA; encoded by the coding sequence ATGCTGCGTCGCGAAGCGGCCATGTTTGCGGTTGGGGGCGTCATCGGCCTGGTGGTCGATGCCGGCGTCGTCCAGTTGCTGGTGACCTTTGCCGGCTGGAACGCCTACGGCGCGCGCGTCGTTTCGTTCCTGCTCGCGGCGACGGCGACATGGGTGTGGAACCGTCGGGTAACGTTCGCTGCACGCAGGAGTGGCCGTTCAGTGCTGTCGGAATGGGGTCACTGGATGGGTCTCATGACCGCCGGTGCACTCGTCAACTACGCCGTTTACGCGGGCCTGTTGGCCGGCTTTCCCTGGTTGTACCGGTGGCCGGCCATCGCGGTCACCGCGGGTTCCGTCGTGGCGGCACTGGTCAATTTTTCGACAGCCCGCGGCGTGCTTTTCAGGCGTTCCAAATCCAGTGCGTAA
- the phaC gene encoding class III poly(R)-hydroxyalkanoic acid synthase subunit PhaC, which yields MTPLRIDPAKVLGEIAAFQRKLTAGMESLHGLHEPEYANTPREAVYREDKLTVWHMKGSGKPTAKTPLLIVYALVNTVWMTDLQDDRSLVRNLLEQGEDVYLIDWGYPDGADRWLTLDDYINGYLDRCVDVVRKRHGLPSINLLGICQGGAFSLCYTALHAEKVKNLITMVTPVDFQTPDNMLSHWVQDMDVDLFVDTLGNIPAELMNYVYLTLKPVRLNQQKYVGLVDILDNRKELENFLRMERWIFDSPDQAGEAFREFIKDFYQGNKLVKGDLTIGNQPVDLGMITQPVLNVFAEQDHLVPPDASRALGRLVGTTDYTQLAFKGGHIGIYVSGRAQREVPPAIHQWLTERDN from the coding sequence ATGACGCCGCTACGCATCGATCCCGCCAAGGTCCTTGGCGAAATCGCCGCCTTCCAGCGCAAGCTGACGGCTGGCATGGAAAGCCTGCACGGCCTGCATGAGCCGGAATACGCGAACACGCCGCGCGAAGCGGTGTATCGCGAAGACAAGCTCACGGTCTGGCACATGAAGGGGAGCGGCAAGCCAACGGCCAAGACCCCCTTGCTGATCGTCTATGCACTGGTCAATACCGTGTGGATGACCGATCTGCAAGATGATCGCTCCCTCGTGCGCAACCTGCTGGAGCAGGGCGAAGACGTCTACCTGATCGACTGGGGCTATCCCGACGGCGCCGATCGCTGGCTCACGCTGGACGACTACATCAATGGCTATCTCGATCGCTGTGTCGATGTCGTGCGCAAGCGCCACGGTCTCCCGTCGATCAATCTGCTCGGCATCTGCCAGGGCGGCGCATTCTCGCTGTGCTATACCGCGCTGCACGCAGAGAAAGTGAAAAACCTGATCACCATGGTCACGCCGGTGGATTTCCAGACGCCGGACAACATGCTCTCGCACTGGGTGCAGGACATGGACGTGGACCTGTTCGTCGACACGCTGGGCAACATTCCCGCCGAGCTGATGAACTACGTTTACCTGACGCTCAAGCCCGTTCGCCTCAACCAGCAGAAGTATGTGGGCCTGGTCGACATCCTCGATAATCGCAAGGAGCTGGAGAATTTCCTGCGCATGGAGCGCTGGATCTTCGATTCGCCGGATCAGGCGGGCGAGGCGTTCCGCGAGTTCATCAAGGATTTCTACCAGGGAAACAAGCTTGTGAAGGGTGACCTGACGATCGGCAACCAGCCCGTTGACCTTGGCATGATCACGCAGCCCGTGCTCAACGTGTTCGCGGAGCAGGATCATCTTGTGCCGCCGGATGCGTCGCGTGCGCTGGGCCGTCTCGTGGGAACGACCGACTACACGCAGCTGGCCTTCAAGGGCGGACATATTGGCATCTACGTGTCGGGTCGTGCGCAGCGCGAAGTGCCGCCAGCCATTCACCAATGGCTGACTGAACGCGATAACTGA
- the pilH gene encoding twitching motility response regulator PilH, which yields MARILIVDDSPSQLLGIKRIVEKLGHEALTAEDGAAGVEAARKELPDLILMDVVMPNLNGFQATRTISKDAATAHIPVVLVTTKDQETDKVWGLRQGAKAYVTKPIKEEELVETLKGLLPA from the coding sequence ATGGCACGCATCCTGATTGTCGACGATTCGCCGTCGCAGTTGCTTGGCATCAAGCGCATCGTCGAGAAACTGGGGCACGAAGCCCTGACTGCCGAGGATGGCGCCGCTGGTGTCGAAGCAGCAAGAAAGGAACTTCCCGACCTCATCCTGATGGACGTGGTCATGCCGAACCTCAACGGCTTCCAGGCCACCCGCACGATCAGCAAGGATGCCGCCACGGCGCATATTCCGGTCGTGCTGGTCACCACCAAGGACCAGGAAACCGACAAGGTCTGGGGCTTGCGCCAGGGCGCGAAAGCTTACGTGACCAAGCCGATCAAGGAAGAGGAACTGGTGGAAACGCTCAAGGGATTGTTGCCGGCCTGA
- a CDS encoding peroxiredoxin, which produces MSLQTGQSLPDVEIKVIADGAIETRHSGELFAGRKVVLFAVPGAFTPTCSNKHLPGYVNHFAEFQKRGIDVMCLAVNDAFVMQAWAQNQHVPPAMMMLADGNASFTSALGLELDGTAYGMGIRSRRFAMYVVNGVVEQLHVEAPGEFRASSAESMLDAVA; this is translated from the coding sequence ATGAGCCTTCAGACCGGCCAGTCCCTTCCCGACGTCGAAATCAAAGTGATTGCCGACGGCGCCATCGAGACCCGTCATTCGGGCGAGCTGTTCGCCGGCCGCAAGGTCGTGCTGTTTGCCGTGCCCGGCGCATTCACCCCTACATGCTCAAACAAACACCTTCCCGGGTACGTCAATCATTTCGCCGAGTTCCAGAAGCGCGGCATCGATGTGATGTGCCTGGCCGTCAACGATGCCTTCGTGATGCAGGCCTGGGCACAGAACCAGCATGTACCGCCGGCCATGATGATGCTCGCCGATGGCAACGCGAGTTTCACCAGCGCGCTTGGACTGGAATTGGATGGCACGGCCTATGGCATGGGCATTCGTTCGCGCCGTTTCGCGATGTATGTTGTGAACGGCGTGGTCGAGCAATTGCATGTCGAAGCCCCCGGCGAGTTCCGTGCATCGAGTGCGGAATCCATGCTCGATGCCGTGGCCTGA
- a CDS encoding oxidoreductase, whose amino-acid sequence MSTNFRAFRIHNDDAGYRGQIESMSADALSAGEILVKVAYSSINYKDALAGTGKGKILRQYPLNGGIDAAGIVAASTDPSFKEGDPVLCTGSGLSETRDGGLAEYARFDAKWTIPLPKGLNLRESMIIGTAGFTAGLALLRMEDNRQTPSMGPLAVTGATGGVGMLAIDIFSRAGYDVHAISGKQAHFDFLRDLGAVECIDRHQLVFSGKPMDSARFAGALDNVGGATLAGLLPLIVPYGNVAICGNAGGIGFESTVMPFIIRGVSLLGVASAGTARDVRDRVWERLSSDWKPRHLDRIATREVTLDQLPDIFGRMLAGESFGRTVVRLGDEK is encoded by the coding sequence ATGAGTACGAATTTCCGCGCCTTCCGCATCCACAACGACGACGCCGGCTATCGCGGCCAGATCGAGTCGATGTCTGCCGATGCACTGAGTGCCGGCGAAATCCTGGTGAAGGTCGCTTACTCGTCGATCAACTACAAAGACGCCCTTGCCGGCACCGGCAAAGGCAAGATCCTTCGCCAGTACCCCCTGAATGGCGGTATTGATGCCGCCGGCATCGTGGCTGCTTCGACGGATCCCTCGTTCAAGGAGGGCGACCCGGTGCTGTGCACCGGTAGCGGTCTGTCGGAGACTCGTGATGGTGGCCTGGCCGAGTACGCGCGATTCGATGCGAAGTGGACCATTCCGCTGCCGAAAGGTCTCAACCTGCGCGAGAGCATGATCATCGGCACGGCGGGCTTCACGGCAGGCCTCGCATTGTTGCGCATGGAAGACAATCGCCAGACGCCTTCCATGGGTCCGCTGGCCGTCACAGGAGCCACGGGCGGCGTCGGCATGCTGGCGATCGACATCTTCAGTCGCGCCGGCTACGACGTGCACGCAATCAGCGGCAAGCAAGCGCATTTCGATTTCCTGCGCGACCTCGGCGCAGTCGAATGCATCGATCGCCATCAGCTTGTCTTCAGCGGCAAGCCCATGGACTCGGCGCGCTTCGCCGGTGCCCTGGACAACGTCGGCGGTGCCACTCTGGCAGGCCTGCTTCCGCTGATCGTGCCCTATGGCAATGTCGCCATCTGCGGCAATGCCGGTGGCATCGGCTTCGAAAGCACCGTCATGCCCTTCATCATCCGTGGCGTCAGCCTGCTGGGCGTCGCCTCGGCCGGTACGGCCCGTGACGTCCGTGATCGCGTCTGGGAGCGCCTGTCGTCCGACTGGAAGCCGCGCCATCTCGACCGGATCGCCACCCGTGAAGTCACGCTCGACCAGTTGCCCGACATCTTCGGGCGCATGCTGGCCGGCGAGTCCTTTGGCCGAACGGTCGTGCGCCTGGGCGACGAGAAATAA
- the mtnA gene encoding S-methyl-5-thioribose-1-phosphate isomerase produces the protein MTASPATSHDTIRAVQWQGDHLRLLDQRLLPREERWIDCRNAGEVTQAIRDLAVRGAPAIGIAAAWGVVLAAQQGAELDQALAQLRAARPTAVNLMWALDRMKGRIAAGADVVALEREAQAIQDEDLAANRHMGELGAALIVPGSGVMTHCNTGSLATAGYGTALGVIRAGVSAGRIEQVFAGETRPWQQGARLTMWELVRDGIPARLIADSAASHLMRSGVVQWVIVGADRIAANGDTANKIGTYQLAIAARHHGVKFMVVAPSSTVDMATANGDDIEIELRDAAELLSVAGQRTVVDGADAWNPVFDVTPAELIDAIVTERGVIERPNAKAMQAMFGH, from the coding sequence ATGACTGCATCCCCCGCGACCTCCCACGACACCATCCGCGCCGTTCAGTGGCAGGGCGACCATCTGCGCCTTCTCGACCAGCGCCTGTTGCCGCGCGAGGAGCGCTGGATCGACTGCCGCAACGCGGGTGAGGTGACCCAGGCCATCCGTGACCTCGCCGTTCGTGGTGCGCCAGCCATCGGTATCGCCGCAGCCTGGGGCGTCGTCCTGGCGGCCCAGCAGGGTGCCGAGCTGGATCAGGCGCTGGCCCAGCTCCGTGCCGCGCGTCCGACGGCCGTGAATCTGATGTGGGCCCTGGATCGCATGAAGGGCCGTATCGCGGCCGGCGCCGATGTTGTGGCGCTGGAGCGTGAGGCGCAGGCGATCCAGGATGAGGATCTGGCCGCCAATCGCCACATGGGTGAGCTGGGCGCCGCGCTGATTGTCCCGGGCTCGGGCGTGATGACCCATTGCAACACCGGGTCGCTCGCCACGGCCGGCTATGGCACCGCCCTTGGCGTGATTCGCGCTGGCGTCAGCGCCGGACGGATCGAGCAGGTCTTTGCCGGTGAAACGCGTCCGTGGCAGCAGGGTGCACGCCTGACCATGTGGGAACTGGTGCGTGACGGCATTCCCGCCAGGTTGATCGCCGATTCGGCGGCCTCGCACCTGATGCGTTCGGGTGTCGTCCAGTGGGTGATCGTCGGCGCCGATCGCATTGCAGCCAACGGCGATACCGCCAACAAGATTGGTACCTATCAGCTGGCCATTGCCGCGCGCCATCACGGCGTGAAGTTCATGGTGGTGGCGCCTTCGTCCACGGTCGACATGGCGACGGCAAACGGCGACGACATCGAAATCGAACTGCGTGACGCAGCCGAGCTGCTCTCCGTAGCCGGCCAGCGCACCGTGGTTGACGGTGCCGATGCCTGGAACCCGGTGTTTGATGTGACGCCAGCCGAACTGATCGACGCTATCGTCACTGAGCGCGGGGTGATCGAGCGGCCGAATGCCAAGGCCATGCAAGCGATGTTCGGTCACTGA
- a CDS encoding TolB family protein, with translation MPAAHKMVFALALSVAASPNWAADKIPAAATWAPSAISSPMFESHGAFDPVDHAFYFVRSTPQFKGWRIMVSHCQDDGWSTPLDASFAGDGVEADPFITPDGKHLYFISTRSTDGVHRKDLDIWRVDRGADGTWGEPQRLPEPVNSSGQEWFPRPGSDGWLYFGSDRPGGHGKTDIWRARQDAQGIWRVENLGPNINTSDDEYEPLPSPDGSRLVVMAGDGLYESRLKDGVWTSKHKLGPPVGVNGTEIGSTFSPSGRTLMFARDTKGPKSGEFFVWHREGNEAWPPTCPLRSTPLTEEARR, from the coding sequence ATGCCTGCCGCCCATAAAATGGTGTTCGCGCTTGCCTTGTCAGTCGCTGCGTCGCCCAACTGGGCCGCCGACAAGATCCCTGCGGCAGCCACCTGGGCACCATCCGCGATCAGCTCGCCGATGTTCGAATCACACGGCGCCTTCGATCCGGTGGATCACGCGTTCTACTTTGTTCGCAGCACACCACAGTTCAAAGGCTGGCGCATCATGGTCAGCCATTGCCAGGATGATGGCTGGTCGACCCCACTCGATGCGTCCTTTGCTGGCGACGGCGTCGAAGCCGATCCGTTCATCACGCCCGATGGCAAACACCTGTACTTCATTTCCACTCGCTCGACCGATGGCGTGCATCGCAAGGATCTCGATATCTGGCGCGTTGACCGGGGTGCCGATGGCACGTGGGGCGAACCGCAGCGTCTGCCTGAGCCCGTCAATTCGAGCGGCCAGGAATGGTTTCCGCGACCGGGCTCCGATGGCTGGCTCTACTTCGGATCGGATCGCCCTGGCGGCCATGGCAAAACCGATATCTGGCGCGCACGCCAGGATGCCCAGGGCATCTGGCGCGTCGAAAATCTCGGCCCCAACATCAACACGAGCGATGACGAGTACGAACCCCTGCCCTCGCCCGACGGCAGCCGCCTGGTCGTGATGGCTGGCGACGGGCTTTACGAAAGCCGGCTCAAGGACGGCGTTTGGACGTCCAAACATAAGCTTGGACCACCGGTGGGAGTCAACGGCACGGAGATTGGCTCGACGTTCTCACCGAGCGGCCGCACATTGATGTTTGCGCGCGATACGAAAGGCCCGAAGTCGGGCGAGTTCTTCGTTTGGCACCGGGAGGGCAACGAAGCGTGGCCACCCACATGCCCGCTCAGATCAACCCCACTGACCGAAGAAGCGCGACGCTGA
- a CDS encoding DnaJ C-terminal domain-containing protein, which translates to MEFKDYYEILGVKPEATEAEIKAAYRKLARKYHPDKNKDAGAEDKFKAINEANEVLRDTEKRRAYDELRAGGYRGGEQFRPPPGWGQSHNFDFGEGGGDFSDFFESLFGRAGGGARGAPRAHRGGDVQAHVQIDLQTAFDGGKTRLALHDGNGNERVLEVKIPAGIQPGQVIRLAGQGHPGRHGGPNGDLLLEIGIHDDARFRLDGRNVIHVLPITPWEAALGASVPVPTLAGTVDLRIPAGSQSGRKLRLKGRGMPGAHPGDQLVELSIRTPTADSDAQKAAYDALAKAFDGFDPRKP; encoded by the coding sequence GTGGAATTCAAAGACTATTACGAAATACTGGGCGTGAAGCCCGAAGCGACGGAAGCCGAGATCAAGGCGGCGTACCGAAAGCTGGCCCGCAAGTACCATCCTGACAAAAACAAGGACGCGGGCGCCGAAGACAAATTCAAGGCCATCAACGAGGCCAATGAAGTCCTGCGCGATACCGAAAAGCGACGCGCCTATGACGAACTTCGCGCCGGTGGCTACCGCGGTGGCGAACAGTTCCGACCGCCTCCGGGCTGGGGACAATCACACAACTTTGACTTCGGCGAAGGCGGCGGCGATTTCAGCGACTTTTTCGAGAGCCTCTTTGGTCGCGCCGGTGGTGGCGCCCGTGGCGCGCCTCGCGCCCATCGCGGCGGAGACGTCCAGGCCCACGTCCAGATTGATCTGCAGACGGCCTTCGACGGCGGCAAGACTCGACTTGCCCTGCACGATGGCAATGGGAACGAACGCGTACTGGAGGTGAAGATCCCCGCCGGCATCCAGCCTGGCCAGGTGATTCGCCTCGCCGGGCAGGGACATCCCGGGCGCCATGGCGGACCGAATGGCGACCTGTTGCTCGAGATCGGTATCCACGACGACGCCCGTTTTCGTCTTGACGGTCGCAACGTCATCCATGTCTTGCCGATCACGCCCTGGGAGGCGGCCCTGGGGGCCAGCGTTCCCGTCCCGACCCTGGCAGGCACGGTTGACCTGCGAATTCCCGCCGGCTCGCAGTCCGGCCGCAAGTTGCGCCTGAAAGGGCGCGGCATGCCGGGCGCCCATCCGGGGGATCAGCTGGTCGAGCTGTCGATTCGAACGCCGACGGCCGACAGCGACGCACAGAAGGCGGCCTACGACGCGCTCGCGAAGGCGTTTGACGGGTTCGATCCACGCAAACCGTAA
- the gyrA gene encoding DNA gyrase subunit A, protein MAELAKEVIRVNIEDEMRQSYLDYAMSVIVGRALPDVRDGLKPVHRRVLFAMNELGNAWNKPYKKSARVVGDVIGKYHPHGDASVYDAIVRMAQPFSLRYMLVDGQGNFGSVDGDNAAAMRYTEVRMSRLTHELLADIDKETVDFGPNYDESEHEPLVLPTRVPSLLVNGSAGIAVGMATNVPPHNLNEVIAATIALIDDPSLSIDDLMQHIPGPDFPTYGIINGSSGIVEAYRTGRGRILVRAKAEVETESNGRETIIVTEIPYQVNKARLIEKIAELVKEKKLEGISELRDESDKDGMRIVIEIRRDAMGDVVLNNLFQQTQMQVTFGINMVALLDGQPRLLNLKEILEAFIRHRREVVTRRTIFELRKARNRAHILEGLTVALANIDEMIELIRTSASPAEARERMLARKWSPGSVSALLAAAGAESTRPEDMDPRAGLKADGYQLSESQAQEILAMRLHRLTGLEQEKLSDEYREILEVIRGLIEILEDPERLLAVIREELEAVRTEFGDARRTEIQHSQEDLNVLDLIAPEDVVVTLSHTGYVKRQPASTYRAQRRGGKGRSASALKDEDFVEQLWVVNTHDTLLTFTSTGRVYWIKVYQMPEAGPNARGKPMVNLLPLSEGEKVQAVLPIREYSEDRFVFFATRHGTVKKTPLTEFAFQLQRGKIAISLDEGDALIGVELTDGNSDVLMFASNGKTVRFDEGEVRSMGRTATGVRGMKLGEEAEVVSLIVAREGDILTATERGYGKRTALDEFPKKGRGTQGVIGIQCSERNGPLVSAVQVTEAHELMLISNQGTLVRTRVAEISQLSRNTQGVTLIKLPADEALVGVVRLDAEEDSGEEGEGGEVVSPEGSTSEAPAAEGEGSVASDATDAPSEE, encoded by the coding sequence ATGGCAGAACTCGCCAAAGAAGTCATTCGCGTCAACATCGAAGACGAGATGCGTCAGAGCTACCTCGATTACGCCATGAGCGTGATCGTGGGTCGCGCCCTCCCCGATGTGCGCGATGGCTTGAAGCCGGTGCATCGTCGCGTGTTGTTCGCGATGAATGAACTGGGCAATGCCTGGAACAAGCCATACAAGAAGTCGGCCCGCGTGGTCGGTGACGTCATCGGTAAATACCACCCGCACGGTGACGCATCGGTTTACGACGCGATCGTCCGCATGGCCCAGCCGTTCTCGCTGCGTTACATGCTGGTGGATGGCCAGGGTAACTTCGGTTCGGTCGACGGCGACAACGCCGCTGCCATGCGATACACCGAAGTGCGCATGTCGCGCCTCACGCACGAGTTGCTGGCTGACATCGACAAGGAAACCGTCGACTTCGGTCCCAACTACGACGAAAGCGAGCACGAGCCGCTGGTGCTGCCCACCCGCGTGCCCAGCCTCCTGGTGAACGGCTCGGCCGGCATTGCCGTGGGCATGGCCACCAACGTGCCGCCGCACAACCTCAACGAAGTCATCGCCGCCACCATCGCCCTGATCGACGATCCGTCGCTCAGCATCGATGACCTGATGCAGCACATTCCGGGTCCGGATTTCCCGACCTACGGCATCATCAACGGCTCGTCGGGCATCGTCGAGGCATACCGCACCGGTCGCGGCCGCATCCTCGTGCGCGCCAAGGCCGAGGTGGAAACCGAATCCAACGGCCGCGAAACCATCATCGTCACCGAGATCCCGTATCAGGTGAACAAGGCTCGCCTGATCGAGAAGATCGCCGAGCTGGTGAAGGAGAAGAAGCTCGAGGGCATCAGCGAACTGCGTGATGAGTCCGACAAGGACGGCATGCGCATCGTCATCGAAATCCGTCGCGATGCGATGGGCGACGTGGTGCTCAATAACTTGTTCCAGCAGACCCAGATGCAGGTGACGTTCGGCATCAACATGGTCGCGCTGCTTGACGGCCAGCCGCGTCTGCTGAACCTCAAGGAAATCCTCGAGGCCTTCATTCGCCATCGTCGCGAAGTCGTTACCCGCCGCACCATCTTCGAACTGCGCAAGGCTCGCAATCGCGCGCATATCCTCGAAGGCCTCACGGTCGCGCTGGCGAACATCGATGAGATGATCGAGCTGATCCGCACCTCGGCCTCGCCGGCCGAAGCGCGCGAGCGCATGCTGGCCCGCAAGTGGAGCCCGGGTTCGGTGTCGGCGCTGCTTGCCGCCGCCGGTGCCGAATCGACGCGTCCGGAAGACATGGACCCGCGCGCCGGCCTCAAGGCCGACGGTTACCAGCTGTCCGAAAGCCAGGCCCAGGAAATCCTGGCGATGCGCCTGCACCGCCTCACCGGTCTGGAGCAGGAAAAGCTGTCCGACGAGTACCGCGAAATCCTTGAGGTCATTCGTGGCCTCATCGAGATTCTGGAAGATCCGGAGCGCTTGCTGGCCGTGATCCGCGAGGAGCTCGAAGCCGTGCGTACCGAGTTCGGTGATGCGCGTCGTACCGAGATCCAGCATTCGCAGGAAGACCTCAACGTCCTCGATCTGATCGCGCCGGAAGACGTCGTGGTCACGCTGTCGCACACCGGTTACGTCAAGCGCCAGCCGGCCAGCACCTATCGTGCGCAGCGTCGTGGCGGCAAGGGTCGTTCGGCGTCGGCGCTGAAGGACGAGGATTTCGTCGAGCAGCTGTGGGTGGTCAACACTCATGACACGCTGCTGACCTTCACCAGCACCGGTCGCGTGTACTGGATCAAGGTCTACCAGATGCCGGAAGCGGGCCCGAACGCCCGCGGCAAGCCGATGGTCAATCTGTTGCCGCTAAGCGAGGGCGAGAAGGTCCAGGCGGTGCTGCCGATTCGGGAGTACTCGGAAGATCGCTTCGTGTTCTTCGCCACCAGGCACGGCACGGTGAAGAAGACGCCGCTGACGGAGTTCGCGTTCCAGCTGCAGCGCGGCAAGATTGCCATCTCCCTGGATGAAGGCGACGCGCTCATCGGCGTCGAACTCACCGACGGTAACAGCGATGTGCTGATGTTTGCTTCCAACGGCAAGACCGTCCGCTTCGACGAAGGTGAAGTCCGCTCCATGGGTCGCACCGCCACCGGCGTGCGTGGCATGAAGCTGGGCGAGGAGGCCGAAGTCGTGTCGCTGATCGTGGCTCGCGAAGGCGACATCCTCACGGCGACCGAGCGTGGCTACGGCAAGCGCACGGCACTCGACGAGTTCCCGAAGAAGGGTCGTGGCACCCAAGGCGTGATCGGCATCCAGTGCTCCGAGCGCAATGGCCCGCTAGTGTCGGCCGTGCAGGTCACTGAAGCCCACGAACTGATGCTGATCTCCAACCAGGGCACGCTGGTGCGTACCCGTGTTGCGGAAATCTCTCAGCTGAGCCGCAACACCCAGGGTGTCACCCTGATCAAGCTGCCGGCGGATGAAGCGCTGGTGGGCGTGGTTCGCCTTGATGCCGAGGAAGACAGCGGTGAAGAGGGCGAGGGTGGCGAGGTCGTGTCGCCTGAGGGTTCGACGTCGGAAGCACCGGCCGCCGAGGGCGAAGGCAGCGTGGCGAGTGACGCCACGGACGCACCGTCCGAAGAATGA
- a CDS encoding Hsp20/alpha crystallin family protein → MTLGRYSWINTPLGDVRQVFDRFLAADDAAAQASQWSPRVDIREDDQRFLIVADIPGIDPAQIEISMDKGVLTIKGERAVVADEQAGRFTRKERAHGPFLRRFALPDSVDAEGISASGKHGVLEVAIPKRAESAPRRITINTTH, encoded by the coding sequence ATGACCCTGGGACGCTATTCCTGGATCAACACTCCGCTTGGCGACGTACGCCAGGTGTTCGACCGATTCCTGGCCGCTGACGATGCTGCCGCCCAGGCCAGCCAGTGGTCGCCGCGCGTTGACATCCGCGAGGACGACCAGCGTTTCCTGATCGTGGCCGATATTCCGGGTATCGATCCGGCGCAGATTGAGATCAGCATGGACAAGGGCGTGCTCACCATCAAGGGTGAACGCGCCGTTGTGGCGGACGAGCAGGCTGGTCGCTTCACCCGCAAGGAGCGAGCGCACGGCCCGTTCCTGCGCCGGTTCGCGCTGCCGGACAGCGTGGATGCCGAGGGCATCAGCGCCAGCGGCAAGCATGGCGTGCTGGAGGTTGCGATTCCCAAGCGTGCGGAAAGCGCCCCGCGGCGCATTACCATCAACACCACGCATTAA
- a CDS encoding poly(R)-hydroxyalkanoic acid synthase subunit PhaE, whose product MTDQAGDFLKQYQSMVQQSWDHWMQTMQPGMRGAMPHATHAQGDDLLERMMHGLKGYSDWLQSAATSGVVGTSPDDWQASLRQLFTGTNPPFAQAFGGIDSSAAQGFAQQWQNWLQAMQAPNIPDMSQLGDMPAFGYTRERQMQHQALLNAMREYLETYSRYQSLLARANAEGFELLQQKLAQQDGAARPVESLKALYDQWVDAVEDAYGEIALSDEFRQAYGAMVNAQMHVRKLQQEQLEALCRELGMPTRSEVSSLGKRVQELRRELRANQSQAMADAVRDKDIAALRAELAALKRQSSPRTETAPAKKTTTRREDVALDSDAKRTRKTAAARRTTTTSAARGTPRKRK is encoded by the coding sequence ATGACAGACCAGGCCGGCGACTTCCTGAAGCAGTACCAGTCCATGGTGCAGCAATCCTGGGACCACTGGATGCAGACCATGCAGCCGGGTATGCGCGGCGCCATGCCTCACGCGACCCACGCCCAGGGTGACGACCTGCTCGAGCGCATGATGCATGGCCTCAAGGGTTACAGCGACTGGCTGCAGTCAGCAGCGACCAGCGGCGTTGTGGGGACGTCTCCCGATGACTGGCAGGCGTCCTTGCGCCAGTTGTTCACAGGCACCAACCCGCCCTTTGCCCAGGCCTTTGGCGGCATCGACAGCTCGGCTGCGCAAGGCTTTGCCCAGCAATGGCAAAACTGGCTGCAGGCCATGCAGGCGCCAAACATCCCGGACATGAGCCAGCTTGGCGACATGCCGGCCTTCGGGTACACGCGCGAGCGCCAGATGCAGCATCAGGCACTCCTGAACGCCATGCGCGAGTACCTTGAGACTTACTCCCGTTACCAGTCTTTGCTCGCCCGGGCCAACGCCGAAGGCTTCGAACTTCTGCAGCAGAAGCTCGCCCAGCAGGACGGCGCCGCGCGCCCGGTTGAATCGCTGAAGGCGCTTTATGACCAATGGGTCGACGCCGTTGAGGATGCCTACGGCGAGATCGCACTGTCGGATGAATTCCGGCAGGCGTATGGCGCAATGGTCAATGCGCAGATGCATGTGCGCAAACTCCAGCAGGAACAGCTTGAGGCGCTTTGCCGCGAGCTGGGCATGCCCACGCGGAGCGAAGTCTCCTCGTTGGGCAAACGGGTGCAGGAACTGCGCCGTGAACTGCGCGCCAATCAATCCCAGGCGATGGCTGATGCCGTTCGAGACAAGGACATCGCTGCACTGCGTGCCGAACTGGCTGCACTCAAGCGTCAGTCCAGTCCGCGCACCGAAACGGCACCGGCGAAAAAGACGACGACCCGCCGCGAGGACGTCGCGCTCGACAGCGATGCAAAGCGTACGCGCAAGACCGCCGCGGCACGTCGCACCACTACCACCAGCGCAGCGCGTGGCACGCCGCGCAAGCGCAAGTAA